One part of the uncultured Bacteroides sp. genome encodes these proteins:
- the kdsB gene encoding 3-deoxy-manno-octulosonate cytidylyltransferase: MKFIGIIPARYASTRFPGKSLAILGGKTVIQRVYEQVRDCMDEAYVATDDERIEQAVKSFGGKVVMTSDQHKSGTDRCYEAFTKVGAGFDVVVNIQGDEPFIQPSQLESIKACFDDASTHIATLVKPFSSDDDFQVLENVNSPKVVVNKNWNALYFSRSIIPFTRNHDKADWLKHHTYYKHIGLYAYRAEVLKEITSLTQSSLELAESLEQLRWLENGYTIKVGITDVETIGIDTPEDLMKAELFLKKQNAE; the protein is encoded by the coding sequence ATGAAATTTATTGGAATAATACCGGCAAGATATGCTTCTACTCGTTTCCCCGGTAAATCCTTGGCCATATTAGGCGGTAAAACAGTTATTCAAAGAGTATATGAACAAGTGCGCGACTGTATGGATGAAGCTTATGTTGCAACTGATGATGAAAGAATAGAACAGGCTGTAAAATCTTTTGGCGGTAAAGTTGTTATGACGTCAGATCAGCATAAGAGTGGGACAGACCGTTGTTATGAGGCTTTTACTAAAGTTGGTGCAGGGTTTGATGTCGTTGTTAATATTCAGGGAGATGAACCATTTATACAACCTTCTCAGCTGGAATCAATAAAAGCTTGTTTTGATGATGCTTCTACTCATATTGCCACACTGGTTAAACCATTCTCTTCTGATGATGATTTTCAGGTTTTGGAGAATGTGAATTCCCCTAAAGTTGTGGTAAACAAGAACTGGAACGCTTTATATTTCAGCCGTTCAATTATTCCATTTACAAGAAATCACGATAAGGCTGATTGGTTGAAGCATCATACTTATTATAAGCACATTGGTTTATATGCTTATCGTGCAGAAGTTCTAAAAGAAATCACTTCTTTAACTCAATCATCACTTGAATTGGCTGAGTCTTTGGAACAACTTCGTTGGCTGGAAAATGGTTATACCATTAAAGTAGGCATTACAGATGTTGAAACCATTGGAATAGATACGCCTGAGGATTTAATGAAAGCTGAATTATTTTTAAAGAAACAAAATGCTGAATAG
- a CDS encoding 2-amino-4-hydroxy-6-hydroxymethyldihydropteridine diphosphokinase has translation MKQHICLISIGSNTNRDINIKLAQKELSIHFRDIYFGKEQDTIPIGMSNPAHFTNQLAKCSTTLSIEELKIIFKKIESQAGRLPADKMDGIIKLDIDLLTYDDKVLKEEDMKKEFIIEGLKEFGL, from the coding sequence ATGAAACAACATATATGCCTTATATCCATTGGTTCTAACACCAATAGAGATATTAATATCAAACTAGCACAAAAAGAATTATCAATTCATTTCCGGGATATATATTTCGGGAAAGAACAAGATACAATTCCCATTGGAATGTCTAACCCGGCTCATTTTACAAACCAACTGGCTAAATGCTCTACTACATTATCTATTGAAGAGCTAAAGATCATCTTTAAGAAAATTGAATCTCAAGCTGGTCGTTTGCCTGCTGATAAAATGGATGGGATAATAAAGCTGGATATTGATTTACTGACTTATGATGATAAAGTACTGAAGGAGGAGGACATGAAGAAAGAATTTATTATTGAAGGATTGAAAGAGTTCGGGCTTTAA
- a CDS encoding transglycosylase domain-containing protein, whose translation MNQGEVKSTPRSIKRLVRWLWIAFGTFVVLCTVLFCFIAWGWIGYMPEVDELENPNYKFASEILSSDGKTLGTWSLSKENRVYVGYKDMSHSLIDALIATEDVRFEEHSGIDIRALGRAVVKRGIFLQKNAGGGSTITQQLSKQLYSPGAGNFMERLFQKPIEWVIAVKLERYYTKEELLTMYFNKYDFGNNAVGIKTAANTYFSKDPADLTIEEAATLVGMCKNSSLFNPVRRRELVEQRRNVVLDQMRKADYITEEERDSLMQIPLRLKFHRVDHKEGLATYFREYLRIIMTAKEPHREDYASWQTQKFYEDSLAWENNPLYGWCSKNRKKDGTSYNIYTDGLKIYTTIDSHMQQYAEEAVEEHVGHYLQPLFFKEKRGKSTAPYTNQLSREQVKDILMRSVRQSERYNTMRNAGYSESDILKAFKTPEQMSVFTWYGVKDTVMTPMDSIKYYKFFLRAGFMSMDPTTGAVKAYVGGPNYAFFQYDMAEVGRRQVGSTIKPFLYALAMENGFTPCDVTRNVPQTLITAAGESWTPRNTSSKRYGEMVTLKWGLANSNNWISAYLMSRLNASSLVRLIHRFGVKNRNIVASPSLCLGPCEISVGEMVSAYTAFVNNGLRCEPMLVTKIEDNEGNVIATFHPQMEEVISASSASKMLTMLRAVINEGTGGRVRRYTSADVGGKTGTTQRNSDGWFVGFTPKLVTGCWVGGEDRDIHFDTMFYGQGAAMALPIWGIFMKKVFADKSLGYSESDVFPYLNNNVCGNDSIPANSPGGIDSLFSE comes from the coding sequence ATGAATCAAGGTGAAGTAAAAAGTACTCCGAGATCTATAAAAAGGCTTGTCCGATGGCTGTGGATAGCGTTCGGAACATTTGTGGTTTTATGTACAGTTCTCTTTTGTTTTATTGCTTGGGGATGGATTGGTTACATGCCCGAAGTTGATGAATTAGAAAATCCTAATTATAAATTTGCTTCAGAAATTCTGTCAAGTGATGGGAAAACTCTTGGAACATGGTCTTTGAGTAAGGAAAATAGAGTCTATGTTGGCTATAAAGATATGTCGCACTCGCTGATTGATGCGTTAATAGCAACCGAAGATGTTCGTTTTGAAGAACATTCTGGTATTGACATCAGGGCATTGGGACGTGCTGTAGTAAAACGTGGAATCTTTTTGCAGAAAAATGCTGGTGGAGGTAGTACCATTACTCAGCAACTTTCCAAACAACTTTACTCTCCCGGTGCCGGAAACTTTATGGAACGTTTGTTTCAAAAGCCTATTGAGTGGGTTATTGCAGTAAAGCTGGAACGTTACTATACAAAAGAGGAGCTCCTTACTATGTACTTTAATAAGTATGATTTTGGAAATAATGCTGTAGGTATTAAAACTGCTGCGAATACTTATTTCTCAAAAGATCCTGCAGACCTGACAATTGAAGAAGCTGCAACCTTAGTAGGTATGTGTAAAAACTCATCTCTATTCAATCCTGTGCGTCGCAGAGAACTTGTAGAGCAACGTAGAAATGTTGTGCTTGATCAGATGAGAAAGGCTGATTATATTACTGAGGAAGAAAGAGATTCTTTAATGCAAATCCCTTTAAGGCTTAAATTTCATCGTGTAGATCATAAAGAAGGTCTGGCAACTTACTTCCGTGAATATCTTCGAATAATAATGACGGCAAAAGAACCTCATAGGGAAGATTATGCATCATGGCAAACTCAGAAGTTTTATGAAGACTCTTTAGCTTGGGAAAATAATCCTCTTTACGGATGGTGCTCTAAAAATAGGAAGAAAGATGGAACCAGCTATAATATCTATACAGATGGTTTAAAGATTTATACTACAATTGATTCGCATATGCAACAGTATGCTGAAGAAGCTGTAGAAGAACATGTTGGACATTATTTACAGCCACTTTTCTTTAAAGAAAAGAGAGGAAAAAGTACAGCTCCATACACAAATCAGCTGTCAAGAGAACAGGTAAAAGATATTTTGATGCGGTCTGTGAGACAGTCGGAACGATATAACACAATGAGAAATGCAGGATATTCAGAGAGTGACATCCTTAAAGCATTTAAAACTCCGGAACAGATGTCTGTGTTTACCTGGTATGGAGTGAAGGATACTGTGATGACTCCAATGGACTCGATTAAATATTATAAGTTCTTCCTGAGAGCCGGATTTATGTCAATGGATCCAACTACAGGAGCAGTGAAAGCTTATGTTGGTGGACCGAATTATGCATTCTTCCAATATGACATGGCTGAAGTTGGACGTCGTCAGGTAGGATCTACAATTAAACCTTTCCTTTACGCACTTGCTATGGAAAATGGGTTTACTCCTTGCGATGTTACCCGTAATGTACCACAAACTCTTATTACTGCTGCTGGAGAATCGTGGACTCCACGTAATACTTCAAGCAAGAGATACGGAGAGATGGTTACTCTTAAATGGGGACTTGCAAATTCAAACAACTGGATTTCTGCTTATCTAATGAGTAGATTAAATGCTTCCTCTTTGGTGCGTTTAATTCATCGTTTTGGGGTGAAGAATCGTAATATAGTAGCTAGTCCTTCTCTTTGCTTAGGTCCTTGTGAAATATCTGTTGGAGAAATGGTTAGCGCTTATACTGCTTTTGTAAATAACGGACTTCGCTGTGAACCAATGCTTGTTACTAAAATAGAAGATAATGAAGGTAATGTGATAGCAACATTCCATCCGCAAATGGAAGAAGTAATAAGTGCATCCAGTGCATCTAAAATGCTAACAATGTTGCGTGCGGTTATTAATGAAGGTACAGGTGGTAGGGTGCGTCGTTATACAAGTGCCGATGTAGGAGGTAAAACAGGAACTACTCAACGTAACTCCGATGGATGGTTCGTAGGATTTACTCCAAAGCTTGTCACCGGATGTTGGGTAGGAGGTGAAGATCGTGATATTCACTTCGATACAATGTTCTATGGACAAGGAGCTGCAATGGCACTTCCTATTTGGGGTATTTTTATGAAAAAGGTGTTTGCGGATAAGTCTTTAGGATATTCAGAATCGGATGTATTCCCATATTTAAACAATAATGTTTGCGGTAATGACTCTATTCCTGCAAACTCTCCGGGAGGTATTGATAGTCTATTCTCTGAATAA
- the pyrB gene encoding aspartate carbamoyltransferase gives MENRSLVTIAEHSKEKILYLLEMAKQFENNPNRKILDGKVVATLFFEPSTRTRLSFETAVNRLGGRIIGFSDASTTSSSKGETLKDTIMMVSNYADLIIMRHYLEGAARYASEVAPIPIINAGDGANQHPSQTMLDLYSIQKTQGTLENLNVFLVGDLKYGRTVHSLLMAMRHFNPTFHFIAPDELKMPEEYKIYCNENNIKYVEHTDFTEDIIADADILYMTRVQRERFTDLMEYERVKNVYILRNKMLEKTRPNLRILHPLPRVNEIAYDVDDNEKAYYFQQARNGLFARQAIICDVLGITLDDIKE, from the coding sequence ATGGAAAATAGAAGTTTAGTGACTATTGCCGAGCATTCAAAAGAGAAAATTCTCTACCTCCTTGAGATGGCAAAGCAGTTCGAGAACAATCCAAACCGAAAAATACTGGATGGAAAAGTTGTAGCAACCCTTTTTTTTGAGCCATCTACCCGTACCAGATTAAGTTTTGAAACTGCAGTAAACAGACTTGGAGGGCGCATAATTGGTTTCTCTGATGCTTCAACTACAAGTTCTTCGAAAGGCGAAACACTAAAAGACACAATAATGATGGTTAGCAACTATGCCGACCTGATAATAATGCGTCATTATCTGGAAGGAGCTGCCAGATATGCCAGCGAAGTTGCTCCTATACCTATTATAAATGCAGGTGACGGAGCTAATCAGCATCCTTCCCAAACAATGCTGGATCTTTACTCCATCCAAAAAACTCAGGGAACATTAGAAAACCTGAATGTATTCCTGGTAGGCGACTTAAAATACGGACGTACTGTTCACTCATTGTTAATGGCAATGCGCCATTTTAATCCTACTTTCCATTTCATTGCTCCTGATGAATTGAAAATGCCTGAAGAATATAAGATTTATTGTAATGAGAATAACATTAAATATGTAGAGCATACTGATTTTACTGAAGATATTATTGCAGATGCCGACATCTTATATATGACTCGTGTGCAGCGTGAGCGCTTTACAGACTTAATGGAATATGAACGTGTGAAGAACGTTTATATTTTAAGAAATAAAATGCTTGAAAAGACTCGTCCTAATCTTCGTATACTTCACCCACTACCTAGAGTAAACGAAATTGCTTATGATGTGGATGACAATGAAAAAGCATATTATTTCCAACAGGCCCGCAACGGACTATTTGCACGTCAGGCTATTATTTGCGACGTTCTTGGTATTACTTTGGATGATATTAAAGAATAG
- the pyrI gene encoding aspartate carbamoyltransferase regulatory subunit → MSEIRQALQVAALKNGTVIDHIPTNKLFTVVSLLGLEQMDSKITIGYNLNSNKLGKKGIIKIADKFFDDEEINRISVVAPHVKLNIIRNYEVVEKKEVNMPDELKGILKCANPKCITNNEPMPTHFKMVDKENGVFKCHYCEKELKKEEIVLLQRRTL, encoded by the coding sequence ATGAGCGAAATAAGACAAGCACTACAGGTAGCAGCTCTGAAGAACGGCACTGTAATAGATCATATACCAACAAATAAACTATTTACTGTTGTTTCATTATTAGGACTAGAACAGATGGACAGCAAGATCACCATTGGTTATAATCTGAATAGTAACAAGCTAGGGAAAAAAGGTATTATAAAAATAGCAGATAAGTTCTTTGATGATGAAGAGATTAACCGCATATCAGTAGTAGCACCTCATGTTAAACTGAACATCATCCGCAATTATGAAGTAGTTGAAAAGAAGGAAGTTAATATGCCCGATGAGCTGAAAGGTATTTTAAAATGTGCAAACCCAAAGTGCATTACTAACAATGAACCTATGCCAACACATTTCAAAATGGTAGATAAAGAAAATGGAGTTTTCAAATGCCACTATTGCGAAAAAGAGCTGAAGAAAGAAGAAATTGTATTATTACAACGTAGAACATTATAA
- a CDS encoding flavin reductase family protein, producing the protein MKQDWKPGTMIYPLPAVLVSCGSEESEYNIITVAWVGTICTNPPMCYISVRPERHSYPILKKNMEFVINLTTKDMAFATDWCGVRSGKNFNKFSEMKLTPGKASVVSAPIIEESPLCIECRVKEIISLGSHDMFISEVVNVKADEKYLNDKTGKFEFSKSNPLVYVHGNYFDLGENLGKFGWSVEKKK; encoded by the coding sequence ATGAAGCAGGACTGGAAGCCGGGAACAATGATTTATCCGTTACCAGCAGTATTGGTTAGCTGTGGCAGCGAAGAAAGCGAATATAACATTATTACTGTAGCATGGGTTGGTACAATTTGTACTAATCCACCCATGTGCTATATTTCTGTTCGTCCAGAACGCCACTCCTATCCCATACTAAAGAAGAACATGGAATTTGTCATTAATCTAACAACAAAGGACATGGCTTTTGCAACCGACTGGTGTGGAGTACGCTCAGGAAAAAACTTCAATAAGTTCTCGGAAATGAAACTGACTCCAGGAAAAGCTTCCGTGGTTAGCGCTCCAATCATTGAAGAATCTCCTCTTTGTATTGAATGCAGGGTTAAGGAAATTATATCTTTGGGATCACACGATATGTTTATATCCGAAGTTGTAAATGTAAAGGCTGATGAGAAATACTTGAATGATAAAACTGGTAAATTTGAGTTTTCAAAAAGCAATCCTCTGGTTTATGTACACGGCAATTATTTTGATCTGGGAGAAAATTTAGGCAAATTCGGCTGGTCCGTTGAGAAAAAAAAATAA
- a CDS encoding porin family protein, producing the protein MKKIALFLFVLGWSFSCFAQEDVKSTHENKVNFGIKGGFNASMYYIDEFKIKDITINEVQNNYKVGHFGAIFLRINMKKHFIEPELSYHVSKSEISFDKRGSQHPDIEPDYASVNSTIHTIEMPLLYGYNFIKEGPYGMAFFVGPKFKYILNSKSKLEFTNFDQEGIKEKLYPVNINAVAGVGVNISNIFFDFRYEVGLRNISKSVTYIESNSDGTEEVANIIFKRRSNLLSFSLGVIF; encoded by the coding sequence ATGAAGAAAATAGCCTTATTTTTATTTGTTTTAGGATGGAGTTTTTCTTGCTTTGCACAGGAAGACGTAAAAAGTACACATGAAAATAAAGTCAACTTTGGTATAAAAGGAGGTTTTAATGCATCAATGTACTATATTGATGAGTTTAAAATAAAAGACATAACAATCAACGAAGTCCAGAACAATTATAAGGTAGGGCATTTTGGAGCCATATTTCTTAGAATAAACATGAAAAAGCATTTTATAGAGCCTGAGCTTTCTTATCATGTGAGTAAATCCGAAATATCCTTTGATAAAAGAGGGTCTCAACATCCAGATATTGAACCAGACTACGCAAGTGTTAATTCTACCATCCACACTATTGAAATGCCACTGCTTTACGGATACAATTTCATAAAAGAGGGACCTTACGGCATGGCATTCTTTGTTGGGCCAAAATTCAAATATATATTGAATAGCAAAAGCAAACTGGAGTTTACCAACTTTGATCAGGAAGGGATTAAAGAGAAGCTTTATCCTGTGAACATAAATGCAGTTGCTGGAGTTGGAGTGAATATTTCAAATATATTTTTCGATTTCAGATATGAAGTAGGATTAAGAAACATCTCTAAATCTGTTACTTACATAGAATCAAACTCTGATGGAACGGAAGAAGTAGCCAATATAATTTTCAAAAGAAGAAGTAATTTACTCAGTTTTTCACTAGGAGTAATCTTTTAA
- the glyA gene encoding serine hydroxymethyltransferase — MKRDDLIFDIIEKEHQRQLKGIELIASENFVSDQVMQAMGSCLTNKYAEGYPGKRYYGGCEVVDQSEQVAIDRLKEIFGAEWANVQPHSGAQANAAVFLAVLNPGDKFMGLNLAHGGHLSHGSLVNTSGLIYTPCEYNVNKETGRVDYDQMEEVALREKPKMIIGGGSAYSREWDYKRMRQIADKIGAILMIDMAHPAGLIAAGLLENPLKWAHIVTSTTHKTLRGPRGGVILMGEDFPNPWGKKTPKGEIKMMSQLLDSAVFPGIQGGPLEHVIAAKAVSFGECLQPEYKEYQKQVKKNAAVLAQALIDRGFTIISGGTDNHSMLVDLREKYPDLTGKVAEKALVSADITVNKNMVPFDTRSAFQTSGIRLGTPAITTRGAKEDLMIEIAEMIETVLSNVENEAVITSVRERVNKTMAKYPLFAY; from the coding sequence ATGAAAAGAGACGATTTAATTTTCGATATTATCGAAAAAGAGCATCAAAGACAGCTCAAAGGTATCGAGCTGATTGCATCAGAAAATTTTGTTAGTGACCAGGTTATGCAAGCAATGGGATCTTGCCTAACAAATAAGTACGCAGAAGGCTATCCTGGCAAACGTTATTATGGCGGTTGTGAAGTGGTTGACCAAAGCGAGCAAGTGGCTATTGACAGATTAAAAGAAATCTTTGGGGCTGAATGGGCAAATGTTCAACCACACTCAGGAGCTCAGGCTAATGCAGCCGTTTTCCTTGCTGTATTGAACCCTGGAGATAAGTTTATGGGATTAAATCTGGCACACGGCGGTCACCTTTCTCACGGTTCTTTAGTTAATACTTCTGGTTTAATTTATACTCCTTGCGAATATAATGTAAATAAAGAAACTGGTCGCGTTGACTATGACCAGATGGAAGAAGTAGCACTTCGTGAAAAACCTAAGATGATTATTGGTGGTGGTTCTGCATATTCTCGTGAATGGGATTACAAACGTATGCGTCAGATTGCTGATAAAATCGGAGCTATCTTAATGATCGACATGGCTCACCCTGCTGGTCTTATCGCTGCTGGTTTATTAGAAAATCCATTAAAATGGGCTCACATCGTAACTTCTACTACACATAAAACTCTTCGTGGTCCCCGTGGTGGTGTTATTTTAATGGGCGAAGACTTCCCTAACCCATGGGGAAAGAAAACTCCAAAGGGAGAAATCAAAATGATGTCTCAATTACTTGATTCTGCAGTATTCCCAGGAATCCAGGGTGGTCCACTAGAACACGTAATCGCTGCTAAAGCTGTTTCTTTTGGAGAATGTTTGCAACCAGAATACAAAGAATACCAAAAACAAGTAAAGAAGAATGCTGCTGTTTTGGCACAAGCTTTAATAGACAGAGGCTTCACTATCATTTCCGGTGGAACAGATAACCACTCTATGTTGGTTGATTTACGCGAAAAATATCCAGATTTGACTGGTAAAGTTGCTGAAAAAGCTTTGGTTTCTGCAGATATCACAGTTAACAAGAACATGGTTCCATTCGATACTCGTTCTGCTTTCCAAACTTCAGGTATCCGTTTAGGAACTCCTGCTATCACAACTCGTGGTGCTAAGGAAGACTTGATGATTGAAATTGCTGAAATGATTGAAACAGTTCTTTCTAATGTAGAAAATGAAGCAGTTATTACTTCTGTTCGTGAAAGAGTGAACAAAACAATGGCTAAATATCCATTATTTGCTTATTAA
- a CDS encoding glycoside hydrolase family protein, protein MKGKFIWILSFLISLGALAQNKPDTFKDFKKKDVSKFCKSLTPMGRILETEDYYVWCVAPIYGPDGKVHVFYSRWPAKYGMGGWIHKSEIAHAVADRPEGPYTYVETVLAPRPGYWDATTCHNPHIEYVDGKYCLFYMGNSNGKTNTKRIGLATAPTLNGPWTRSDKPLLEAGPEGSWDDHCTTNPAFIKHPNGEYWLYYKSWNNVDYTQEKNGVKGNRKYGLAIAKKLEGPYVRYEGNPLIDFSVYGKNQQVEDAFIWYQKGKFKMLMRDMGFYNHTVGLYLESKDGIHWGKPQIGWYGADAYLKEPPAPKHLTRYGRFERPQILFKNGKPAYMFNAMQGGKYMTASGFVFKIK, encoded by the coding sequence ATGAAAGGCAAGTTTATATGGATTCTTTCATTTTTAATTTCTTTAGGTGCTTTGGCTCAAAATAAGCCGGATACCTTTAAGGATTTTAAAAAGAAAGATGTTTCAAAATTCTGCAAGTCTCTCACTCCAATGGGAAGAATCCTTGAAACAGAAGATTACTATGTGTGGTGTGTAGCTCCAATTTATGGACCGGATGGAAAGGTTCATGTGTTTTATTCACGCTGGCCGGCTAAATATGGAATGGGAGGGTGGATTCATAAATCGGAAATAGCTCATGCAGTGGCCGATCGTCCTGAAGGACCGTATACTTATGTTGAAACAGTACTTGCACCTCGTCCCGGATATTGGGATGCTACAACTTGCCATAATCCTCATATCGAATACGTTGACGGCAAATATTGTCTTTTTTATATGGGTAATAGTAATGGGAAGACTAACACTAAGCGCATTGGACTAGCTACGGCTCCAACATTAAACGGTCCCTGGACCAGAAGTGATAAACCCTTGTTGGAAGCTGGCCCTGAAGGATCATGGGATGATCATTGCACAACAAATCCTGCATTTATTAAACATCCCAATGGTGAGTATTGGCTTTATTACAAATCGTGGAACAATGTAGATTATACTCAGGAAAAGAATGGAGTTAAAGGAAATCGTAAATATGGTCTGGCAATAGCAAAGAAACTCGAAGGCCCTTATGTTCGCTACGAAGGCAATCCGTTGATAGACTTTTCTGTATACGGTAAAAACCAACAAGTGGAGGATGCTTTTATATGGTATCAAAAAGGTAAATTCAAAATGCTAATGCGCGATATGGGATTCTATAATCATACAGTCGGTCTTTATCTAGAGTCGAAAGATGGGATTCATTGGGGAAAACCTCAGATTGGCTGGTACGGAGCGGATGCATATCTGAAAGAACCTCCGGCACCCAAACATCTTACCCGCTATGGAAGGTTTGAAAGACCACAGATATTATTCAAAAACGGTAAGCCAGCCTATATGTTTAATGCAATGCAAGGAGGAAAGTATATGACTGCCTCTGGCTTTGTGTTTAAGATTAAGTAG
- a CDS encoding formate--tetrahydrofolate ligase, with product MKTDIEIARSVELDKIKKVACNVGIPVDEVENYGRYIAKVPVHLINEDKVKNSNLILVTAITPTKAGIGKTTVSIGLALGLNKIGKKAIVALREPSLGPCFGMKGGAAGGGYAQVLPMENINLHFTGDFHAITSAHNMITALLDNYLYQNQASGFGLKEILWKRVLDVNDRTLREIVVGIGGKANGITREAGFDITPASEIMAILCLARDLKDLRRRIENILLGYTYDDKPFTVKDLGVAGAITVLLKDTIHPNLVQTTENTAAFVHGGPFANIAHGCNSIVATKMAMSFGDYVITEAGFGADLGAEKFFNIKCRKSGLQPKLTVIVATAQGLKMHGGVSLDKIKEPNLNGLCEGLKNLDKHINNIRSFHQNVVVAFNKYSTDSEEEIAMVREYCEWAGVGFAVNNAFTDGGEGAVELAELVARTIQEKPSAPLTFTYKDEDSVPEKIEKVAKNIYGAKMVTFSSQANKMLKLIKDMGISDYPICIAKTQYSFSADDKAYGVATDFELHIRDIVINNGAEMIVAIAGDIMRMPGLPKDPQAIRIDIVNGFIDGLS from the coding sequence ATGAAGACAGATATTGAAATAGCAAGAAGCGTTGAGCTAGACAAAATAAAGAAAGTAGCATGTAATGTGGGCATTCCTGTTGATGAGGTGGAGAATTATGGCCGTTACATTGCGAAAGTTCCTGTACATTTAATAAACGAAGATAAGGTAAAGAACAGTAATCTGATTCTTGTAACCGCTATTACTCCTACAAAAGCCGGTATTGGTAAAACAACAGTTTCAATAGGTCTTGCATTGGGATTAAATAAAATAGGCAAGAAAGCAATCGTGGCATTGCGCGAACCATCTCTTGGCCCATGTTTCGGTATGAAAGGTGGAGCAGCCGGTGGAGGATATGCGCAGGTGCTTCCAATGGAGAATATCAATCTTCATTTTACGGGAGACTTTCATGCCATCACTTCGGCGCATAACATGATTACCGCTTTACTCGATAATTATCTTTATCAGAATCAGGCTTCGGGATTTGGACTAAAAGAAATTCTTTGGAAGCGTGTTCTTGATGTAAACGATCGTACGCTTCGGGAGATTGTTGTGGGTATTGGAGGAAAGGCAAACGGCATAACCCGTGAAGCCGGATTTGATATTACTCCTGCTTCCGAAATTATGGCTATCCTTTGTTTGGCAAGAGATTTGAAAGATCTTCGTCGCCGTATTGAGAATATCCTACTTGGATACACTTACGACGATAAACCTTTTACAGTGAAAGATCTTGGTGTGGCGGGTGCCATTACCGTACTTTTAAAAGATACAATTCATCCTAACCTGGTTCAGACAACAGAAAATACTGCAGCCTTTGTACATGGTGGTCCTTTTGCTAATATTGCTCATGGCTGCAACTCTATTGTTGCAACAAAAATGGCGATGTCTTTTGGAGATTATGTTATTACTGAAGCCGGATTCGGTGCCGATCTTGGTGCTGAAAAGTTCTTTAATATCAAGTGTCGCAAATCTGGATTGCAACCAAAACTGACAGTAATTGTAGCCACTGCTCAGGGATTGAAAATGCATGGTGGAGTGAGCCTTGATAAAATCAAAGAGCCTAATCTGAATGGACTGTGTGAAGGATTAAAGAATCTGGATAAGCATATCAATAACATTCGCTCTTTTCACCAGAATGTAGTGGTTGCATTTAATAAATATAGCACAGACTCAGAAGAAGAAATAGCAATGGTACGTGAGTATTGCGAATGGGCAGGTGTGGGTTTTGCCGTAAACAATGCATTTACCGACGGCGGTGAAGGTGCTGTTGAACTTGCAGAACTTGTGGCTCGTACTATTCAGGAAAAACCTTCCGCACCACTTACCTTTACTTATAAGGATGAAGATTCAGTACCCGAAAAGATTGAGAAAGTTGCTAAGAATATTTATGGTGCAAAGATGGTAACTTTCAGCAGTCAGGCAAATAAGATGCTAAAGCTTATAAAAGACATGGGCATTTCAGATTACCCGATCTGTATTGCAAAAACTCAGTACTCTTTCTCTGCAGATGATAAAGCTTATGGAGTTGCTACCGATTTTGAATTGCATATTCGTGATATTGTTATAAATAATGGTGCTGAGATGATTGTTGCTATTGCAGGAGACATAATGCGTATGCCGGGCCTACCAAAGGATCCTCAGGCAATACGGATAGATATTGTAAATGGCTTTATTGATGGATTGAGCTAA